The genome window GGCCATGGCTgctctcaggccccacccaggcTCCTGAGCCTAGAAAGTGAAAAGAGGGCTCTCAGGGGCTCACGGGGGCTCTCATTGCTGATTGGccctgccctcccttccccctcagCAAGGTGCCAGGAAGCTGGAACCTTGTTATCTGGGTAATTAGTTTCAGACCCTGGACTGAGGCCGGCCAGGTCTCGGGGCTGCCTCCCATAGGTTGTGCACCCTGACCCCGAGAGGGAGGCGAGGCACTGCTGGTCGACAGCTAGAGGCTGGCCTGGGGAGCAGGTTCGGGGtgcccttccacactgccctccctgccctggcccgTGCCCCCCAGGGCTGCCTGGGCCTGGATATCGTGTGGGGCCTCCTGACCCAGCCAAGGGCACGGAGCTTTGGGAAGGGGATGCCCCCAAGGGTGCCAGTCCAGCCAGCTGCCCCACCCCTCAGGCCCAGCCTGGCCCCCAAGCTCCCCACTCTGGTGCCCCGAGCAGCCCTGTGGGCAAGCAGCCACCACCATGGCCGAGCACCTGGAGCTGCTGGCAGAGATGCCCATGGTGGGCAGGATGAGTACGCAGGAGCGGCTGAAGCATGCCCAGAAGCGGCGTGCCCAGCAGGTGAAGATGTGGGCCCAGGCTGAGAAGGAGGCCCAGGGCAAGAAAGGTCCTGGGGAGCGTCCCCGGAAGGAGGCAGCCGGCCGAGGGCCCCCGAAGCAGGTCGTCTTCCCTCCCAGTGTTGTCCTTCTGGAGGCCGCTGCCCGAAATGACCTGGAAGAAGGTGAGTATGGCTGAGCCCAGAGCAGCTCCCAGCAAGCGGCCACTCCCTGCCACCTGGGGGCCGTCTCGTGCCAAGCCTGGGGCTGGGCCTGTCCacagctcctgggctccagcccccAGATCTTGCCTGGTCTCTTCAGGCTGGGTAGCCCAGCATCCCCCCATCAGGCAAACCCCAAGCAGTGGGCAGCCGTGAGGTGAGCCCGTGCGGGACAGCCTTCCTTCAGGTGGGGGCTGCATGCAGAGGGGTCCTGTTGTGAGGTGAGCGGAGGCCATGGGTGTACCCCCAGGAGCCTTCGGACACCTGGTGCGGGGCCCGCGGGGGCGGGGTGGCCGGACACCTGGTGCGGGGCTCGCGGGGGCGGGGTGGCCGGACACCTGGTGCGGGGCCGGGGGGGGCGGGGTGGCCGGACACCTGGTGCGGGGCTCGCGGGGGCGGCGTGGCCGGACACCTGGTGCGGGGCCCGGGGGGGCGGGGTGGCCGGCAGTCATTGCtgcctctttttttatttttatttttatttttttttgagacggagtctggctctgtcacccaggctggagtgcagtggcgcgatctcggctcactgcaagctccgcctcccgggttcccgccattctcctgcctcagcctcccgagtagctgggactacaggcgccgccaccacgcccggctaatttttttgtatttttagtggagacggggtttcattgtgttagccaggatggtctcgatctcctgacctcgtgatccgcccgtctcggcctcccaaagtgctgggattacaggcttgagccaccgcgcccggccattgctgcctctttctttttttttttttttttttgagacggagtctcgctctgtcgcccaggctggagtgcagtggccggatctcagctcactgcaagctccgcctcctgggtttacgccattctcctgcctcagcctcccgagtagctgggactacaggcgcccgccacctcgcccggctagttttttttgtatttttagtagagacggggtttcaccatgttagccaggatggtctcgatcttctgaccttgtgatccgcccgtctcggcctcccaaagtgctgggattacaggcttgagccaccacgcccggcttctTTGCTGCCTCTTTCTAGGCTGCTCAGGAGAGCTCTGGTCTCCACCTCTGCGGGTTAGAGAGCCAGGCCCCGGGTAGGCACAGAGCCCATGCTGGGGGTCCCTCTCTCGATGCCTGCCGCAGGCTCTGCTTTTGACTGTGTTCTCCTCACCTGTGCCCCACGCTTGCCACCACAGCTGTGTGGGTTCCACTTGTGGTGCTCTGGGGTCTGGGGAGAAGAGGCACTGTAGTGGCCCTtgacccctccctgcctccctccacgGCAGAGTAAGGAGGAGCTGGCAGTGTCTGGCCTACATCTTCCCATGTGGACAGGAGCCCTCCCAGGAGgcctggaggcagagggaagaggcAGAGGGTGCCATGGTCCACAGGGAGCTGTGGGAAGGCAGGAGCCCTTCTGCTGCACCCCAGGCGCCATCAGGGAGGACCCTGGTGACCTGGGCGAGAGCTGGGCCTGAGTTGGGATCTTTGAAGGGGAGGGGAGCGAGAGCAGGGATGTACTCTGCTGGTGGGGAGCCTCAGGTCAGGTCCCAGAGGACCCAGGGGAGATCATGAACACAGGGCTGGCCAGTTGTCAGGGGAGAGCCGAAGGAGCTGCAGCTTTATGGCACAGCCTAGCTGCGGTAGCCTCGGGGCAGGGAGCCCTTCCTGGCTGAAGGGAGGTGCGGGATTGTTGGAGTGCTGCTCTCACACAGAAGCACGGCCTGTTCAGAAGGCTGGAGCACCACCGTGAAGGGCCTGCAGGTGGGTGGAGGCAGAGGGCTTCTGGGAGTGTGACTGGCCTGGGCCAGACAGATGCCTGGtgctcctgcccccaccccccggcTCTGGTGTGCCTCTTGCCATTGGCACCACTGTCTTCTTTGTCCTTCCCTGAGTCCTGGGCCGAAGCACAGTTGACAGGACCCGACCAGGGACAGGACCCCGTCCTCACCTCGCCACCTCTTTTCAGTCCGCCAGTTCCTTGGGAGTGGGGTCAGCCCTGACTTGGCTAACGAGGATGGCCTGACAGCCCTGCATCAGGTCAGCCCTCGCTGGGCGTGGGTGGGGTGGCGGCTGGCCCCCGTGCTCTGGCCGCTCACGTGGCACGGTTTGCAGTGCTGCATTGATGATTTCCGAGAGATGGTGCAGCAACTCCTGGAGGCTGGGGCCAACATCAATGCCTGCGACAGTGAGTGCTGGACGCCTCTGCATGCTGCGGCCACCTGTGGCCACCTGCACCTGGTGGAGCTGCTCATCGCCAGGTAGGGCCTGCTGGGCGTCCGTGGCAGGGAGGGGCTTCCTCTCAGATGGCCGCTCAGGAGGCCCCTCTTGGGCAGTAGACCCGGCTCTCGACCTCTTGTGTTCCCACCTTCACCTTTGCTGACCCTGCCTGTGTCCTGGCATGGAGAGCAGAGCCTGGGGCCCCAGGGGGATGGGCATGTGCCCAGGGCAGCTTGGTCTCTGCCTCCCCAGCATGCATCCTCCTGCCGAGAGGGCGGTCTCGGGCTCCCCCAGGGTGTACACAGAGAAATGTCTTGGTCAGTGAGGACAGAACTGGTAAGGAGAGAAGGGGAGTGAGGAGGCCAGGTGGCTTGGGAGGAGAGAGTACCTGAGCACAGGTAGGGCTTTTACCTTTAACACAGAGGGACATAGAGCAGGAAGAGCTCTGAGGAGGGAGGGCGGTGGCCTCACCAGCGTCCACGagcctcctcccttctctccccttcgCTCCAGGCATCTGTAGTGGGagagaggtcagggctgcagagTGCCCCCGTGAGGCCAGATGGGGTGTGGATGGCGGTCCCATCACACTCAGGCGCTGCAGGGTGGGCGGGGATGTGGGGTGTCCACAGGTAGGCCTGTTCCTCCTCTGCACGCAGGCACACCCCCTTCTGTGTCCTGGGCTCCCCTTTGCTGACCTCCTTCCCCCGGGCTATGCTCCCCACAGCTCTGCGGCCCCTCAGCGTGGCTGCCTGGTCCTGCGACCCCACCGCCCTGTGCTCCCTGGGGTCCCCAGGGTCCCTGCTCCCCCAGCAGGCAGACCCATCTAGTGCACGTTTATGGGGGCACCACTGCCCCTGGAGGTGCCAGGAACCTGGAGCCCGGATGGGTAGAGACTGCAGGAGGCCTGTCTGGCTGAACCACAGGATCTAGGACTGAGGGGCAGCCAATGGGCCCCGAGGCCACCTCTCCCAGCAGCAGGTGGACAGGGTGCCTCCTGAGGGGCAGCCCTGGGCTGAGGGGCCCTGGGGGGGACCTCTCCAAGTGAGAAGCTTGGCAAGTGGGGAAGGGCCCTGTGTCCAGCACCGCGTCCCTCTTCCCTGCAGTGGCGCCAATCTCCTGGCAGTCAACACCGACGGGAACATGCCCTATGACTTGTGTGACGATGAGCAGACATTGGACTGCCTGGAGACTGCCATGGCCGACCGTGGTAGGTGCGGCGGTGTGGCTGTGGGAGGGCTGCCGGTGGCGCTCCCTCTGAGCCTGCCGCCTCGCAGGCATCACCCAGGACAGCATCGAGGCCGCCCGGGCCGTGCCAGAACTGCGCATGCTGGACGACATCCGGAGCCGGCTGCAGGCCGGGGCAGATCTCCATGCCCCGCTGGACCACGGGGCCACGCTGGTGAGGGCTAGGGGGTGAGGGGCATGCGGGGCTGGGGGCCTTGCTCCTTGGAGGTGGGGGATGGGGCCGAATTCAGGCCGGGCGCTTGCCTGCAGCTGCACATCGCAGCCGCCAACGGGTTCAGCGAGGCGGCTGCCCTGCTGCTGGAACACCGAGCCAGCCTGAGCGCTAAGGACCAAGACGGCTGGGAGCCGCTGCACGCCGCAGCCTACTGGGGCCAGGTGAGTGCGGGCAGCAGCAGGTGGGAGGGGGCTTCCAGCGCAGCCGTCTGCAGCTCCTGCCTGCCGCCCACAGGTGCCCCTGGTGGAGCTGCTCGTGGCGCATGGGGCCGATCTGAACGCAAAGTCCCTGATGGACGAGACGCCCCTTGGTGAGATTGCGGGGCCCACCTCCACCTGGGGGAGAGGACAGGCGAGGAGGGTGCCCCTGACGCCTGCACCCACTTCTCAGATGTGTGTGGGGACGAGGAGGTGCGGGCCAAGCTGCTGGAGCTGAAGCACAAGCACGACGCCCTCCTGCGCGCCCAGGGCCGCCAGCGCTCCCTGCTGCGCCGCCGCACCTCCAGCGCCGGCAGCCGCGGGTGAGCGCCGCCCCCAGCAGGCTCCGCCCCGGCTTGGCCCCGCGGTTGTCAGCCCCGGCGGAGTGCCAGCCGAACTGGGGGCAGAGTACGAGGGGGCGGGCGGGGTCCTCCCGGCACTCCCCTTCCCCTcactctccctcttctctctcctccccaggaAGGTGGTGAGGCGGGCGAGCCTGACCCAGCGCACCGACCTGTACCGCAAGCAGCACGCCCAGGAGGCTATCGTGTGGCAACAGCCGCCGCCCCCCAGCCCGGAGCCGCCCGAGGACGGTGATGACTGCCAGACTGACGCAGAGCTAAGGCCACCGCCCCGGGAGGTGAGCGTCTCGTCCCTGCTCCGCCCAGCGCAGGGGTGGGCCTGGCTTTGCCCTGGTTCTCTCTCTGCTTGGACCCCCTCCTGCCTGTTAGGAATGGTGCCCTGTAGAGGCCAGCTGCTGCCCCATCTCTCCTGTCCGTCCCTTCGTGACCATACAGCCTGAACCCAaggctggggagtggggaggagcctCCTGATGGCCTCTGAGACCTTCACTGCCTGCAGGAGGACAACCCCGAAGTGGTCAGGCCGCACAATGGCCGAGTAGGGGGCTCCCCAGCGCGGCATCTGTACTCCAAGCGACTGGACCGGAGTGTCTCATACCAGCTGAGCTCCCTGGACAGCACCGCCCCCCACACGCTGGTCCATGACAAGGCCCACCACACCCTGGCTGACCTGAAGCGCCAGCGAGCTGCCGCCAAGCTGCAGCGACCCCCGCCTGAGGGGCCCGAGAGCCCCGAGACGGCGGGGCCTGGCCTGCCTGGTCACACGGAGACCCCCCAGCCTGACTGTGGCTTCAGGGCAGGCGGGGACCCACCGCTGCTCAAGCTCACAGCCCCGGCGGTGGAGGCTCCTGTGGAGAGGAGGCCGTGCTGCCTGCTCATGTGAAGCGGCTCCTCGGCGGGCAGGGCTCCTGTCCCTGGGCACAGCCCAAGGCTGCCTCCCCACGGTGCGTGCCCTGGTGCTGCGGGTGGGCAGCACAGAAACCCCGGCTTTGACTGTGCAGGACACTGGCCCCTCTCAGGGCAGAAGACATGCCTGGAGAGACATCGGACTGCAAAGACTATTTTTATCTTGCAACTCTCGATAAAGGCTGTTTGCCATGGAGTCTGcttgtgtgttgtgtgtctcagcTGGTTTGCTGCCCCACGGTGGGGAGTGGGTTGTGCCGTTTGGTCGGGGTGCCACCCATGCCTGTGAGCACGAAAGCCTGTAGGTGCACGCAGGGGCATGTGGCAGCCCTGGCCGTGTGGGAGTGAGGCCCACGGCCACTGGGCTGGAAGCCTGGGCCTCACCCACTCCCTCCCGTGCTCAGCCTCCTGGAGCCGCCTCTGTAACCCTTTGCTTTCCTGAGAGGAGCCAGGTGCTTTGAAGGAGCCTCCAACGGGGGCCAGCGTCTAGGGTGTCtgtgctggggaggtggagggtgggggtcCCAGGGACCATGGCCTGGAAAGGGAAGTGGTGTTTTCCACAAGACTCTTGTGCCAGAGCCACAGGAGCAAAACAAGCACAAGACTGTGTCAGAACCTCCCTGGGGGGGGGGTTGTGGGTCCCCAGTTCCTGGCATGCAGCCCCAATCCCGGGGCCTGGCTGCCAGCTTCTGCCTGGGCTGGCATAGGGGACACGCAGTTGGCCATTCTGGCTCTGAGCTGGCTGGGCACAAGGTGTCAGGGTGAGGGGGTCCCTTAGGGGCCTCAAGCAGGAGGGCTGAGGGCACCGCCGGTTTGTCTGTTCATGGCGGGCAGCTTTGTGTGGCCACCAGTGCTGGGTGGTGTGGGTTTGGGATGTTCTCTCTCCTGGCTCAGCACGGGCCTGTCAGCCCAGTGTCCTTTGGGCCTGCCCTTCCCCTAGCATCCCTGGTTGGAAGGGTGTTCTTGCAGGGCTACGGGCAGGCGGGGACTGGCTGCTGGTTAAATTTAGTGTGGGGGGTGGGGCAGCTGCCCAAGGTCCACCTGCCACCAGGGCTGCCACTTGGGCTCTGCTGCCAGGGGGCGGGCAGGGGCTGGCTCTGCCTGGGGCCAGGCCCATATTAACCTGTGCCCCTGTCTCAGGGCCAGAAGGGCAGGCCTGCGCACTGGGAGGCCGTTGTGGCAGCGGAGCAGAGAAGTGCAAGGTGAGAGGCCTGGGGGCCGGCTATCCTGACCCCTGTGGGTCAGGTTTCGTGGTGGCTGTTGGGGTGGGCCAGCACTGAGCCTGGCCTTTGGGCTCGGCAGGCCTGTGGAGGTGGGTCTCTGACGACCTATCCCGGCTCATTTCCTACTCTCTCCTCCAATCGGGAACAAGAGGGCCAGAGAACTCAGGTCACCCCTAGCCTGGGGTGTGTCCCAAGGGCAACCCCCAGCTGGTGCCTGATGAAAGGGCAGCCACGGTGTGAGCTGTCCTAGGGCCCAGGGCTGGACTGCCTGGctccagccccctcccccagctcctcgCAGTGCTCATCAGGGACCAAGGTCCAGCTACAGAGCTCTCGCAGCCTCTGGGCCATAGGTGCCAGCCCTGGAGAGGCCAGATGGAACCCAGAGCCTGaacacccctcccctccccccagcaCCCCCTGGATTCCTGAGGCCTGGCTCAGTTACTAAGGAGACAGGTCCGCTGGCCCAAGCAAAGATGCGGGTGCCACGAGGGCTAGGCCTTGGCCAAGCCCTGCTGGGGTAAATCCCAGCAGCCCAGGCTCCAGTCTCACCTCGGGGGTCCCTCCTTTCCAGCTCTGCCAGCCCCTCAGGGCTGCTGGGCACTCCCTTCACCTCCTGAACACCCTAGGCGCTCAGCCCCCGGCCCCACATCTAGTCCCTCAGAGCTGTCCGGACCGGGACTGACGTCTGTACCTACCCCCCATGTGGGTCTCCTGCTCTCCCTTCATGGGGACACTGGGCAGGCACCGGGCCTTGCCCCAAGCCCCGCCTGCTGCCTCGCCCactgtctctgcctccctggaGCAGAGCTGTTCCCAGACGGGTGGGGCGGGGCCCAACTGTCCCCAGCTCCTTCAGCCCTTTCTGTCTCCCCCAGTGGGGCCAGCTGCGGTGAAGAGGGTGCCCTCTTGCCTGGCGTCCCCTCTGCTACGGCTGCCTCCTCCCAGCCGTGGCCCACTGAGCCAGACCCAGCTGTCCCCACTCCCACTTCTGGTCCTGCCACCTCCTGAGCCGCCTTCCCACCTGGTCTGGGTAGAGTCATGGCCTCGAGCACAGGTGACCAGAGCCAGGCAGTGAGGAACGGACTGAGGACGAAGGTGCTGACGCTGCACAGCATGAATCCGCGTGTGCGGCAAGTGGAGTACGCAGTGCGTGGCCCCATAGTGCAGCGAGCCTTGGAGCTGGAGCAGGAGCTGCGCCAGGTATGGCCCAGTCCCCTCGCTGCCCTCCAGGTCACACTGGGGTGGCCGAGTTGGCCCCAGTCCCACTGGCTCACGGCACAAGGGCTGAGGAGTTAGGTAGGGCACGGTCTCCctgcctgctcccctcccctcccagggtgtgaagaagcctttcaccgaGGTCATCCGTGCCAACATCGGGGACGCACAGGCTATGGGGCAGAGGCCCATCACCTTCCTGCGCCAGGTGAGGCTCGTGCCCACTGCACCCCTCCACCCCCCGCCCGTGTGCCCTGACCTCAGCACTCCGTCCTCCCAGGTCCTGGCTCTCTGTGTCAACCCCGATCTTCTGACCAGCCCCAGCTTCCCTGACGATGCCAAGAAGAGGGCGGAGCGCATCCTGCAGGCGTGTGGGGgccacagcctgggtgagagccagggccaggaggaggcagagggcgGCCCTGCCGCTGGGGGAGGGAGGTCCCCTGGGAGGGCTGAGAACTTCACCTGTAACTCCCATCCTGTCCTGCCCGAGTCCAGGGGCCTACAGCGTCAGCTCTGGCATCCAGCTGATCCGGGAGGACGTGGCGCAGTACATCGAGAGGCGCGACGGAGGTATCCCTGCGGACCCCAACAATGTCTTCCTGTCCACAGGGGCCAGCGACGCCATCGTGGTAGGCTGGGCATGCGCAGGAAGACATTCCTGACACTGCAGAGGGGGTGCCCAGGGTGGGGGACAGGTGCAGCCCCAGGCCCTGCCAACCctgccttccccttccttcttgcAGACGGTGCTGAAGCTGCTGGTGGCCGGCGAGGGCCACACACGCACAGGTGTGCTCATTCCTATCCCCCAGTACCCACTCTACTCGGCCACACTGGCAGAGCTGGGCGCAGTGCAGGTGGATTACTACCTGGACGAGGAACGCGCCTGGGCGTTGGACGTGTCCGAGCTTCACCGTGCACTGTGTCAGGCGCGTGGCCACTGCCACCCTCGTGCGCTGTGTGTCATCAACCCTGGCAACCCCACCGGTGCGTTCCCGCCGCCCCGCCCCACTCCTCCCGCACCCTTGTGCGCCCTGGCAGTGCCGGGTCTGCCGTCCCCCGGCTGCCCAGTGGAGGGCAGTGCGCCCCCTTGGCTCACCCAGCCCTGCTGCCTCCCCCACACCCCAGGGCAGGTGCAGACCCGCGAGTGCATCGAGGCTGTGATCCGCTTCGCCTTCGAAGAGCGGCTCTTTCTGCTGGCGGACGAGGTGCGTGGCGCAGGGGAGCGGGAAGCCGGGCAACAGCCAGCCCCCATGACGCCTTGCGCCCTTCCAGGTGTACCAGGACAACGTGTACGCCGCGGGCTCCCAGTTCCACTCATTCAAGAAGGTGCTCATGGAGATGGGGCCGCCCTATGCCGGGCAGCAGGAGCTCGCCTCCTTCCACTCCACCTCCAAGGGCTACATGGGCGAGTGCGTGCAGGCGAGGCGGGTGGGGGCTCGCGGGCTATGGCCTGGCCCTCCTCGCCCAGTGGGCCAACtcctctgcacctggcctggacGCGCCCCTCACCTGGCAGGTGCGGGTTCCGCGGCGGCTATGTGGAGGTGGTGAACATGGACGCTGCAGTGCAGCAGCAGATGCTGAAGCTGATGAGTGTGCGGCTGTGCCCGCCGGTGCCAGGCCAGGCCCTGCTGGACCTGGTGGTCAGCCCGCCCGCGCCCACTGACCCCTCCTTCGCGCAGTTCCAGGCTGTGAGTTGGGGGCAGGAGGGGGTCCAGGTGACCTAATCGGGGGTGGGGGATGCTGAGTGCTGTGCCCTCAtgggccctccctccctccctccgtggCCACAGGAGAGGCAGGCAGTGCTGGCGGAGCTGGCGGCCAAAGCCAAGCTCACTGAGCAGGTCTTCAACGAGGCTCCCGGCATCAGCTGCAACCCAGTGCAGGGCGCCATGTACTCCTTCCCGCGTGTGCAGCTGCCCCCGCGGGCGGTGGAGCGTGCTCAGGTCAGGCGGGGGCGGGGCTGCAGGGTGGGCAGTGGTGGCCAGGCATCTCTCCCTGATGACTGCCTGTTCACAGGAGCTGGGCCTGGCCCCCgacatgttcttctgcctgcgcCTCCTGGAGGAGACCGGCATCTGCGTGGTGCCTGGGAGCGGCTTTGGGCAGCGGGAAGGCACCTACCACTTCCGGTGAGGCCCGGCCCTCACTGCCTGTCCCGCCACCCTGGCCCTTCACTCACTGTCAACTCCTTTCAGGATGACCATTCTGCCCCCCTTGGAGAAACTGCGGCTGCTGCTGGAGAAGCTGAGCAGATTTCATGCCAAATTCACCCTCGAGTACTCCTGAGCCCAGCCGGCGCCAGGCTGGGCGCCCCGGACTGTGTGCTCAGGGGCCCTGGGGGCTCTGGAGCCCACTGTACTTGCTCTTGCTGCCTGGcgggcgggggtgggggctgggcccCTGCCTCTCTGCAGGTCCCTAATAAAGCTGTGtggcagtctgactccagggAGGAAGCGCTGGCAGCTGCGTGGTCTGCTCCCACTTGCCTACCCTTCTTGCAAGCCTGAGTCCCTTCAGAGAAAGGGCCTTCCACGACCAGCACCCACTTGTTCCTCCTGAAGACCCGGTGCCCACTATGGGCTGGGTCTTCCCCGTGGCCTCTTGCTGTGGGGCAGAGCCTGTCACGATCACACAGAAATGGGCTGAGAGTCCGGAGTGTGAGGAAAGCACAGGCCCACACCCCTTTGTGGAAGCCCCCAGAGCTGTTGGGGTGGAGATGGGGCTTGACAAAGAATCTAGGGAACCAGGGGCCCAGTTGGCCACCCAAAGAAACAGCCTTTCCTGAAGAAGGCACAGAAAGCTGTCTCCTTCCTGGCTCCCTTCCCTGTGAGGTCCACGTCTTCCCTGTGAGGTCCAGGTCTTCCCTGTGAGGTCCACAtcttccctggggcagggagaaaTACTAAACCAGCATGGCGCTGGCTGGTCGGAGTGACTGACAGGGAGGAAGTCTTGGTTCTCTTACCCGAGGTAGTAGGGGTGGGGCCACTGTCTGGGGGGCCAGAGAGACCACCTTTGGTGTGTGTGGTGCAGTCCTTCAGCTGGGTggagtgggaggcagagggagaggatgAGGGAGTGTCCCAggggagggctggggctgggctgagggGGGTGGACAGTGATGTGTCCTGGCCTGGGGAGCATggctgagcacctactacatgcagACACTGCTGCGGGTCACTCCATCTGCCCAG of Macaca fascicularis isolate 582-1 chromosome 8, T2T-MFA8v1.1 contains these proteins:
- the PPP1R16A gene encoding protein phosphatase 1 regulatory subunit 16A isoform X2; the protein is MAEHLELLAEMPMVGRMSTQERLKHAQKRRAQQVKMWAQAEKEAQGKKGPGERPRKEAAGRGPPKQVVFPPSVVLLEAAARNDLEEVRQFLGSGVSPDLANEDGLTALHQCCIDDFREMVQQLLEAGANINACDSECWTPLHAAATCGHLHLVELLIASGANLLAVNTDGNMPYDLCDDEQTLDCLETAMADRGITQDSIEAARAVPELRMLDDIRSRLQAGADLHAPLDHGATLLHIAAANGFSEAAALLLEHRASLSAKDQDGWEPLHAAAYWGQVPLVELLVAHGADLNAKSLMDETPLDVCGDEEVRAKLLELKHKHDALLRAQGRQRSLLRRRTSSAGSRGKVVRRASLTQRTDLYRKQHAQEAIVWQQPPPPSPEPPEDGDDCQTDAELRPPPREPEPKAGEWGGAS
- the PPP1R16A gene encoding protein phosphatase 1 regulatory subunit 16A isoform X1, with protein sequence MAEHLELLAEMPMVGRMSTQERLKHAQKRRAQQVKMWAQAEKEAQGKKGPGERPRKEAAGRGPPKQVVFPPSVVLLEAAARNDLEEVRQFLGSGVSPDLANEDGLTALHQCCIDDFREMVQQLLEAGANINACDSECWTPLHAAATCGHLHLVELLIASGANLLAVNTDGNMPYDLCDDEQTLDCLETAMADRGITQDSIEAARAVPELRMLDDIRSRLQAGADLHAPLDHGATLLHIAAANGFSEAAALLLEHRASLSAKDQDGWEPLHAAAYWGQVPLVELLVAHGADLNAKSLMDETPLDVCGDEEVRAKLLELKHKHDALLRAQGRQRSLLRRRTSSAGSRGKVVRRASLTQRTDLYRKQHAQEAIVWQQPPPPSPEPPEDGDDCQTDAELRPPPREEDNPEVVRPHNGRVGGSPARHLYSKRLDRSVSYQLSSLDSTAPHTLVHDKAHHTLADLKRQRAAAKLQRPPPEGPESPETAGPGLPGHTETPQPDCGFRAGGDPPLLKLTAPAVEAPVERRPCCLLM
- the GPT gene encoding alanine aminotransferase 1 isoform X3, with the translated sequence MASSTGDQSQAVRNGLRTKVLTLHSMNPRVRQVEYAVRGPIVQRALELEQELRQGVKKPFTEVIRANIGDAQAMGQRPITFLRQVLALCVNPDLLTSPSFPDDAKKRAERILQACGGHSLGAYSVSSGIQLIREDVAQYIERRDGGIPADPNNVFLSTGASDAIVTVLKLLVAGEGHTRTGVLIPIPQYPLYSATLAELGAVQVDYYLDEERAWALDVSELHRALCQARGHCHPRALCVINPGNPTGQVQTRECIEAVIRFAFEERLFLLADEVYQDNVYAAGSQFHSFKKVLMEMGPPYAGQQELASFHSTSKGYMGECGFRGGYVEVVNMDAAVQQQMLKLMSVRLCPPVPGQALLDLVVSPPAPTDPSFAQFQAERQAVLAELAAKAKLTEQVFNEAPGISCNPVQGAMYSFPRVQLPPRAVERAQELGLAPDMFFCLRLLEETGICVVPGSGFGQREGTYHFRMTILPPLEKLRLLLEKLSRFHAKFTLEYS
- the GPT gene encoding alanine aminotransferase 1 isoform X1, which produces MASSTGDQSQAVRNGLRTKVLTLHSMNPRVRQVEYAVRGPIVQRALELEQELRQGVKKPFTEVIRANIGDAQAMGQRPITFLRQVLALCVNPDLLTSPSFPDDAKKRAERILQACGGHSLGAYSVSSGIQLIREDVAQYIERRDGGIPADPNNVFLSTGASDAIVTVLKLLVAGEGHTRTGVLIPIPQYPLYSATLAELGAVQVDYYLDEERAWALDVSELHRALCQARGHCHPRALCVINPGNPTGQVQTRECIEAVIRFAFEERLFLLADEVYQDNVYAAGSQFHSFKKVLMEMGPPYAGQQELASFHSTSKGYMGECGFRGGYVEVVNMDAAVQQQMLKLMSVRLCPPVPGQALLDLVVSPPAPTDPSFAQFQAERQAVLAELAAKAKLTEQVFNEAPGISCNPVQGAMYSFPRVQLPPRAVERAQVRRGRGCRVGSGGQASLPDDCLFTGAGPGPRHVLLPAPPGGDRHLRGAWERLWAAGRHLPLPDDHSAPLGETAAAAGEAEQISCQIHPRVLLSPAGARLGAPDCVLRGPGGSGAHCTCSCCLAGGGGGWAPASLQVPNKAVWQSDSREEALAAAWSAPTCLPFLQA
- the GPT gene encoding alanine aminotransferase 1 isoform X2, coding for MASSTGDQSQAVRNGLRTKVLTLHSMNPRVRQVEYAVRGPIVQRALELEQELRQVLALCVNPDLLTSPSFPDDAKKRAERILQACGGHSLGAYSVSSGIQLIREDVAQYIERRDGGIPADPNNVFLSTGASDAIVTVLKLLVAGEGHTRTGVLIPIPQYPLYSATLAELGAVQVDYYLDEERAWALDVSELHRALCQARGHCHPRALCVINPGNPTGQVQTRECIEAVIRFAFEERLFLLADEVYQDNVYAAGSQFHSFKKVLMEMGPPYAGQQELASFHSTSKGYMGECGFRGGYVEVVNMDAAVQQQMLKLMSVRLCPPVPGQALLDLVVSPPAPTDPSFAQFQAERQAVLAELAAKAKLTEQVFNEAPGISCNPVQGAMYSFPRVQLPPRAVERAQVRRGRGCRVGSGGQASLPDDCLFTGAGPGPRHVLLPAPPGGDRHLRGAWERLWAAGRHLPLPDDHSAPLGETAAAAGEAEQISCQIHPRVLLSPAGARLGAPDCVLRGPGGSGAHCTCSCCLAGGGGGWAPASLQVPNKAVWQSDSREEALAAAWSAPTCLPFLQA
- the GPT gene encoding alanine aminotransferase 1 isoform X4, whose amino-acid sequence is MASSTGDQSQAVRNGLRTKVLTLHSMNPRVRQVEYAVRGPIVQRALELEQELRQVLALCVNPDLLTSPSFPDDAKKRAERILQACGGHSLGAYSVSSGIQLIREDVAQYIERRDGGIPADPNNVFLSTGASDAIVTVLKLLVAGEGHTRTGVLIPIPQYPLYSATLAELGAVQVDYYLDEERAWALDVSELHRALCQARGHCHPRALCVINPGNPTGQVQTRECIEAVIRFAFEERLFLLADEVYQDNVYAAGSQFHSFKKVLMEMGPPYAGQQELASFHSTSKGYMGECGFRGGYVEVVNMDAAVQQQMLKLMSVRLCPPVPGQALLDLVVSPPAPTDPSFAQFQAERQAVLAELAAKAKLTEQVFNEAPGISCNPVQGAMYSFPRVQLPPRAVERAQELGLAPDMFFCLRLLEETGICVVPGSGFGQREGTYHFRMTILPPLEKLRLLLEKLSRFHAKFTLEYS